The Antarcticibacterium flavum genome contains the following window.
TTTACCTAATAATCCCAGGATACCAATAATGATTCCCAGGCCGGCCATTCCACCAATCACGAGCGGGAATACCTCAAACTCCCACATCTCTTCAGGTTTAGGGATCTTTTTCATCCCAATGTATTTATTCACCCCGTCGATATTTTGAATATCAAACTCGTCCTCCCCTTCAATCCCGTCTATGTATATGTTCATAGCCAGTGGGTCTGGATATTGAGGCGCACCCAATTCAATATTCCATAGCGGATAGATAAAAAGTCCAAGCAACAGGGCAGAACCTATTATCATTAAAATTCCAGACTTTATCATGTTTTTATATTTAGTAAAGAAAGCGGGCAAATATGATATCTACCCGCCTTTCCATTAGGATTATTTAACTTATCAACTAATCAAACATCCTTACTCTCCGTCCAGAGACCAACTAAGTTCTACATTGGAGTTCGCGGGAGACACTCTCACATATCCCTGCATTTCCTGGTGAAGGGCACTACAGAAATCTGTACAATACAGCGGCCAAACCCCTACTTTTTTAGGCTCCCAAACCATTGTTTTGGTAGCGCCGGGCATCACAAGAAGTTCAGCTGTATTGGCTCCAATCATTGCGAAACCATGCGGTACATCAAAATCCTGTTCCAGGTTGGTCACGTGGAAGAATACTTTATCTCCCACTTTTATCCCTTCAATATTATCTGGTGCAAAGTGGCTTCTCACCATTGTCATATACACGTGAACTTCATTTCCGTTACGTTCAACACGGGTTTCAGATTCATTGGTTACTTTATACTTATGCTTGTTCTCATCAAGACGGTAGATCTTCTTGGAGTTTTGCTTTACAAGGTCGGCAGGAATACCCGCAGCGTAGTGTGGCTCACCAATGGTGGGGAAATCCAACAGCAATTCCATTTTATCACCGCTAATGTCATATAACTGTGCAGAGTGGTTCATCTCCGGCCCTGTTGGCAGGTAACGGTCCTTGGTGATCTTGTTCATAGCCACCAGGTATTTCCCGAAAGGTTTCTGAGAGTTTCCACCTGGGATCATAAGGTGCCCTACAGAGTAATAGGTTGGTTTTCTATCGATCACCTGAAAATCAGACAGGCTCCATTTCACAACTTCTGAAGAAATAAAGAAAGTAGTGTAAGCATTTCCTTTTCCGTCAAATTCAGTGTGAAGAGGACCTAATCCCGGCTCTCTTACGATACCTGCAAGGATATTGTCATAATTAAGGATTGGAATATTATAAGCGTCTCCATCATAGTCTTCATTTTCTATAGCCTGGGTGATCTTATCAAATGAGAACACGGTAAGTTCTGCAGCAAGTTTTCCACTACCTACAATATACTCTCCTGTTGGATCCACGTCACAACCGTGTGGGGATTTTGGAATTGGCATAAAGAATACAGCACCCGGAACATCTTTAGGATCCACTGTCATAATACCCTTCTTCATCTCTGTAGTAGCGGTATGGGTTTCGTGGTCAAATTTGTTATGTGCATATTCTGCATCCATTTTGGTTCCTCCACCGTTGGCTACATATTCGGCGATCTTTTGCCAGTTAAGGGCTACGATAAAATCCTTATCATTTTGAGATGCATTTACTTCAAGCAAGGTACTTGCTTCCTCAGAGTTGTATGTGGTTGCAAACATCCAACCGTGAGATTTTCCCCTTCCCGGGTGGGCAAGGTCAAAGTTGAACCCGGGCATGATCACCTGGAAGTCGATCTCCATTCCTCCTGTTTCCTGGTCCACTTTTACAAAAGTAAGGGGGCCTTTAAAGTTCCCTTTCATTTCATCTATAGACATATCCCTTTGCGGGGAAGGAATCGCAAAACGGGTTCCCGCGATAAGATATTCTGTATTCTCTGTAATGGCGAAACTGTGGTTTCCTGCACTGTTTGGAATTTCCAGGATCTCTCCTGTCTCAAAAGTATTAAGGTCTATACGGGCAACACGCGGGGTGTTGTTTTCGTGAGTAAATACCCAGCGGCCGTCAAGCTCCCCGTTGGTTTGAGAAATATCAACGTGGTGAAGGTCACCCCACGGCACAAATCCGTAAGAGGTGTTAAGCATAGGAATGGTACCTTCATTGTATCCATATCCTTTTTCTGCATCCTGTGAGAATACAGGGATCACTTTTAGTAACCTTCCTGAAGGCAGACCGTAAACAGACATTTGTCCGCTGAATCCGCCAGAGAAGAAACCGTAGAATTCATCGTGGTCTCCGGGAGCCACGTAAACCCTTTCGGCAACATTGGAAGCCATGGCACCTCTCGATCTCTTGTCGT
Protein-coding sequences here:
- the nosZ gene encoding Sec-dependent nitrous-oxide reductase, producing the protein MKNILKIAAVGLLGFFMQSCNNGDSNDKRSRGAMASNVAERVYVAPGDHDEFYGFFSGGFSGQMSVYGLPSGRLLKVIPVFSQDAEKGYGYNEGTIPMLNTSYGFVPWGDLHHVDISQTNGELDGRWVFTHENNTPRVARIDLNTFETGEILEIPNSAGNHSFAITENTEYLIAGTRFAIPSPQRDMSIDEMKGNFKGPLTFVKVDQETGGMEIDFQVIMPGFNFDLAHPGRGKSHGWMFATTYNSEEASTLLEVNASQNDKDFIVALNWQKIAEYVANGGGTKMDAEYAHNKFDHETHTATTEMKKGIMTVDPKDVPGAVFFMPIPKSPHGCDVDPTGEYIVGSGKLAAELTVFSFDKITQAIENEDYDGDAYNIPILNYDNILAGIVREPGLGPLHTEFDGKGNAYTTFFISSEVVKWSLSDFQVIDRKPTYYSVGHLMIPGGNSQKPFGKYLVAMNKITKDRYLPTGPEMNHSAQLYDISGDKMELLLDFPTIGEPHYAAGIPADLVKQNSKKIYRLDENKHKYKVTNESETRVERNGNEVHVYMTMVRSHFAPDNIEGIKVGDKVFFHVTNLEQDFDVPHGFAMIGANTAELLVMPGATKTMVWEPKKVGVWPLYCTDFCSALHQEMQGYVRVSPANSNVELSWSLDGE